CATTGATtgccagaaacaaaaaatagaatagaatgtaCTCTGTGGTTGTCTTTTAAGATTGGATCgcactatagtctgttttttaatctcgtagactaaattgacacttgcaaaatgtcaaactttctaataattttgctagctctgtggtgcagtgttgtacttacgacaccggttcgttgaatcgtaactttttatctataatagacgaatttaatattcattcaaagttttatatttaaaattcacgtacgtacacatggctgtacgacgtgctacaaactgccagggatatctgaccacgcaaagccatgcgttaTCGCGTCTATTAGtgcgtctattatagataaaaagttacgattcaacgaaccggtatcgtaagtacaacactgcaccacagagctagcaaaattatttggaagtttgacattttgcaagtgtcaatttagtctacgagattaaaaaacagactataggcGGAACTAAAAAcgtttttctgaaaataatataaaattcaggCTGCTGGTTACCGCCTGCCATTGTTTTAACCACATCGCTAAGGAAGTACTGCCCCACTACATTACTCTTTGTTCTAcccgcacttggataaaaagtggACTCTAATGCTCTGCCTAGACAATCAACTTTATTGCGCCATTTATTTGGTCGTTCTATCCGTTCTAAAGACGGATGAATAGTGGCACTTCGGCTTACTTTGCCTCGCTGTACTCCTTCATTTGCTCCGATATATTTTCCCGAGTATCTCGCTCCCTGACGAACTTCACAAATAATAGTATGGAAGTTGTTTGCTATGAAGTCAGGgtttttcttaaacataaaCGGTTCCTAGACCCACAATAAAATTCCGAAACATGTATTAAGATATTGTGCAAATGTATTGTCGTTTAGGGTTAATATTGAAAATTGCGTAATGATTTTTAGCGACAAAAAAAATTCACAATATACTTGTAGATCTAGGAGCcgccttaataaaaaaattattttaatgttatataacAATTTACTTCTTAATCTattacaaagtaataaaaacaatcatgTAGTAAGTTTTCGCTTTTGTGGTTTTGATTTCAATCTTCTTTTAATTTCCAAAGACCTCTTAACTTTGTCATCAATCTCAGCATGAATTTGTCTTTTTGTCTCGCTTATTGCTTGCTGGTAGCTGCTTGTGAGACGGTCAAGAACATCCGCTTCGATTGTTATTTGTGGGAGTTCAGCCTTGCCACCAGCTTGTATTATTTCCTGAAATTGaagattttaaaatcaaaattcgttACAATCTCTTTACTTACTATGTACAATAGAGCATTACGGTCTAAGTTGGATTTGAGAATGTACCTGTGATTGGATAAGTACTAACCTTGAACTGGTTTACTTGATTCTGTAATAGGATAGTAACGGCATGTCCAATACATCCAGCTCGACCAGTGCGGCCCACTCTATGTATATAGGTTTTGATATTTCTTGGGGGGTCATAAGATATTACATAATTGCAGTCAGAGATATCAATACCTCTTGCTAAAGCATCTGTCCCAATTAGGCTGCAAGTGAAATTATTAACAgaaacttaaaataacatttttaagcaCATAATGCATAAATACCCAAAGGGTTAACTTACACATTGATTTCTGATTGTGTAAACTTTTTTAGTACACTTTCCCTTTTTGACTTGTCCAATGCTGAGGATAATTCAGCTACTTTAAATTTACCACTACCCCAGGTATTAAGCAGGACAGCTAATCTGTGGGCTGCCTCTGCTGCATTAGTGAAACATAACACTTTGTCCCATTTTTGTTCAGCTAAGAAATGATAGAGCACAAGTGGTTTGTGCTCAGCATCACATGTGATACATTGCTCTGTTAATTCTTCAGGTGTGGCATATAGCCTTATTTGGTCCTCATCATCAAAATTTTGTGATTTGGCAGCAGAAAATAATTTAGGTTGAAATAGACCCCACTGTTCTAACTTCTCAGGGTCCTGAGACAGAGTTGCTGAGAACAGCAATTTCTGGGGTGGAGGCTTTTGTTCAACTAGACTGGACCATGCATTGAAGTGGCGTCCAGTCATTAGCTCATTCTCCAGTTTGATGTGTTTGTCTAAATGATAAAGCCAATCATTTTGTATGTGATCCATTATTCTGTCTGCTTCATCAATAACtaaaaatttcaaatgtttcaaagaaaatcctTCTGTGTTTTGTAGGTGTTCTACTAAGCGTCCAGCTGTGCACACTATAATGTCAATTTCACTAACCCATCCTGATGATTCAGCTGAAATAAAAGtgaacaattgttttatttacaaaaccttCTTTTCACATTCCCTTTAAGTATAACAGGTCTTTGTTCTGTACTTACTGTATCTGACAATACTTTGTTGCTCCTGTTGCAGTGGTGTTGATCCTCCCAATAATGCAACCTTTAACCGTGTCttcatgcaatattttttaaataccttcGCAACTTGTGCTGCTAATTCTTGGACTGGCAAAACCACTAAGGCTCTAACATGGCATCCAATTTCATTCATGAGAATCTATACAAAAATGAATACAGTATTTTaaatgtgaattaaataatatagaacatttaattactgaaaacaaaataatacctgtACTATAGGCAGGACAAAAGACAGAGTTTTTCCACTACCTGTTGGAGCCGAGACACAAATATCATGAGGCCAAAATGGGTAACTTAATTTGTGTTCATCCAGGATAAATGGAACAACTTTTTCTTGCACAGGAAACAAATTTTTGACA
The window above is part of the Helicoverpa armigera isolate CAAS_96S chromosome 3, ASM3070526v1, whole genome shotgun sequence genome. Proteins encoded here:
- the LOC110380477 gene encoding probable ATP-dependent RNA helicase Dbp73D, translating into MDLFVINRYRDTNEDEVVDIVEQEAQHLENLKKRIAERKSAYATKKPSNVITLKPQIVVEEHEEKDKEKLDTASEDPQVHTSTNVVQKQERKKAKPSHEFKVLGVNDFEKKAKVSRVLPFWLSHPFHISTSLKSSSCSVEDQDWLHSTLKTTLLSEGVKNLFPVQEKVVPFILDEHKLSYPFWPHDICVSAPTGSGKTLSFVLPIVQILMNEIGCHVRALVVLPVQELAAQVAKVFKKYCMKTRLKVALLGGSTPLQQEQQSIVRYTESSGWVSEIDIIVCTAGRLVEHLQNTEGFSLKHLKFLVIDEADRIMDHIQNDWLYHLDKHIKLENELMTGRHFNAWSSLVEQKPPPQKLLFSATLSQDPEKLEQWGLFQPKLFSAAKSQNFDDEDQIRLYATPEELTEQCITCDAEHKPLVLYHFLAEQKWDKVLCFTNAAEAAHRLAVLLNTWGSGKFKVAELSSALDKSKRESVLKKFTQSEINVLIGTDALARGIDISDCNYVISYDPPRNIKTYIHRVGRTGRAGCIGHAVTILLQNQVNQFKEIIQAGGKAELPQITIEADVLDRLTSSYQQAISETKRQIHAEIDDKVKRSLEIKRRLKSKPQKRKLTT